From a region of the Rhipicephalus microplus isolate Deutch F79 chromosome X, USDA_Rmic, whole genome shotgun sequence genome:
- the LOC119162023 gene encoding uncharacterized protein LOC119162023: MKFTGIAVLALVACLAYAEDAKKASEKDEKKDEKKDVEGRGGILGGVGLGGAGYGTGFGAGVAPGLVGSGVGAAGLGGVANPALVGSGVGHGVGVGGAGLGVVGNPALVGAGVGHASGVGAPGLGVVGNPALVGAGVGHAAGVGAPGLGVVGNPAVVGAGVGHGVGLGHGVGLGHGVGGGFQSGYGTSAGGHQSGYQGGAAGHNQGSGAFAGGASGSTVNAFKNDAGYSHSSGFSASESKNFGAGHKQGSSGFNSGAAGHQAGFGKTAQGGTAGVGAVGLGVY; encoded by the exons ATGAAG TTTACAGGCATTGCAGTTCTCGCACTCGTGGCTTGCCTGGCTTACGCCGAAGACGCCAAGAAAGCAAGTGAGAAGGATGAAAAGAAGGATGAGAAGAAGGACGTTGAGGGCCGTGGTGGTATCCTAGGCGGGGTGGGCCTGGGTGGTGCCGGTTATGGAACTGGATTTGGTGCTGGCGTAGCTCCTGGACTCGTTGGATCCGGTGTTGGAGCTGCGGGTCTTGGAGGTGTCGCAAACCCTGCCCTTGTCGGATCGGGCGTTGGTCATGGTGTTGGCGTTGGAGGAGCTGGGTTGGGCGTTGTCGGAAACCCAGCCCTTGTAGGAGCCGGTGTAGGTCACGCATCTGGCGTTGGAGCCCCGGGTCTTGGCGTTGTCGGAAACCCAGCCCTTGTAGGAGCTGGTGTAGGTCACGCAGCTGGCGTTGGAGCCCCGGGTCTCGGCGTTGTCGGTAACCCTGCTGTAGTTGGAGCAGGTGTCGGTCACGGTGTCGGTCTGGGACACGGCGTCGGCCTTGGACATGGAGTAGGTGGTGGCTTCCAGTCAGGATATGGCACCTCTGCCGGTGGCCACCAGTCTGGTTACCAAGGTGGAGCAGCCGGTCACAACCAGGGATCCGGTGCCTTCGCTGGCGGCGCGTCCGGAAGCACCGTGAATGCGTTCAAGAACGACGCGGGTTACAGCCACAGTTCTGGCTTCTCTGCCAGTGAGAGCAAGAACTTCGGTGCGGGCCACAAGCAGGGATCATCTGGGTTCAACAGTGGCGCCGCTGGCCACCAGGCTGGCTTCGGCAAGACTGCTCAGGGAGGTACTGCTGGTGTCGGAGCGGTGGGTCTCGGCGTTTATTAA
- the LOC119161174 gene encoding uncharacterized protein LOC119161174 — MKFFVATLVALMACVAFAEEVAKKDENKDVEARGGVLGGLGGVGYGTGLGTGLGTGFGGSGLSGVGLGGLGGLGGLGGAGLGGAGIVGPGLVGGGLGQGFGQGFQSGFGSSAGGHQGGFQGGAGGHNLGATGFAGGAAGSKVNSYNDNRGYSHTSSFSSSDGKTFGTGNKQGSSGFQGGAGGHQAGFGQSGFGSAGGVSGGGLGIHG, encoded by the exons ATGAAG TTTTTCGTGGCTACCCTTGTGGCTCTGATGGCTTGTGTCGCCTTTGCCGAAGAGGTGGCCAAGAAAGATGAGAATAAAGATGTCGAAGCGCGTGGCGGAGTGCTCGGTGGCCTCGGCGGAGTGGGCTACGGTACAGGTCTAGGTACTGGTCTCGGCACAGGCTTCGGGGGCAGTGGTCTCAGTGGTGTAGGCCTTGGAGGTCTTGGAGGTCTCGGAGGCCTTGGAGGCGCGGGTCTTGGCGGTGCTGGTATTGTTGGTCCTGGCCTCGTGGGTGGTGGTTTGGGCCAAGGTTTCGGACAGGGATTCCAATCAGGCTTCGGCTCCTCTGCCGGAGGTCACCAGGGTGGATTCCAGGGTGGTGCCGGAGGGCACAACTTGGGAGCCACTGGATTCGCTGGTGGTGCCGCTGGCAGCAAGGTCAACTCTTACAACGACAACCGGGGTTATAGCCACACCTCCAGCTTCTCCTCCAGCGACGGCAAGACCTTCGGCACTGGCAACAAGCAGGGATCTTCTGGATTCCAGGGAGGTGCAGGCGGCCACCAGGCTGGTTTCGGACAGAGTGGCTTCGGTTCAGCGGGAGGTGTCTCAGGTGGTGGCCTCGGCATCCACGGCTAG